The sequence AATCAGAGGAGTTACGTAGAGCTGTTGAGAATCCGGGTTCAACGCCAAAGATAATGGTTTCCTTTCCATGTTCGTTGGCCTTGCTTAGAAGTGGTTTGAAATCAGCATCCCTTGTTACCAGTGCAATAGTGTCAATTGTCGGGTTATATACAAGCTCCATCCCCTCCACTGCAAGACGTACATCAACATCACTTGAACAGATGATAGGTTCAAAGCCATTGTTCTCTATTGCCTCTACAAGTTTGTCCGATGCATACTGGTTTAAGAACACCCTGCCGATCTTTACATTACCATATTCTTTTAATACATCACGTATCTCTTCAAGGTTTACATTAAATTCCTTGCGTAGCACATTAGGGCCGTCAACAAGGAGTCCTATGCGCCTCCTATCGGTTTCCTTTTTTGTACTAAGATATTTTACAATGGAATTAAATCCAGTTTTAACGTTCTGCATGCTTCCCTCAATTTTATTACTAATATAATAAATTCCCTAATAGATTATAATGATTATGTTAGTTGGGCATTGCATTATCTATGAAATTGGATCACACCTGAATTACAAGTGATCGAAATAAATTGCAACATGTCCCTCCATCCCTTCCTTTTAGGAAATGAGCAACTATTATTTAGTATCTCCGCTTGATATTATTACCTATACCAAATGGAAATTGAGAATATTTATTTAATAAAGGACATCAGCCGGGAAAATAAGAATCATGGTAACATATTTATTAAAAGAGACCATATTTAATTCAATATATTTAAAGCATTTTTCGCCAGGAAATTCTAATATAGAGCTTGGTGCCCACTACAACTAATTCAAGGTGATCATGACTTGACAAACAATTTGCCAAAAATATTGGTCGTAGATGATGAGATAACAAATCTTGAAGTTATGGAAGCCTATCTTTCAAATGACTATGAGATTGCTATGGCTACTAGTGGTAAAGAAGCATTAGAGAAGGTCAAGCAATTCGAACCTGACATTATACTACTTGATATTCTTATGCCAATGATGGATGGTTTCCAAACCTGCAAGATGCTCAAAACCGATGAAGAAACAAAGTTCATCCCAATAATCCTTGTTACAGCACTATCTGAAAAAGAAGATAGAATAAAAGGCATTGAAGCAGGTGCGGATGAATTTCTTACCAAACCCATTAACATACTGGAACTTAAAAGCAGAATAAGGTCCTTGCTCAAACTAAAACACCAGCACGACCTGTTACTTGAAGAAAGAGACACAGCACAGAAGTATCTCAATATAGCAGGTGTTCTAATACTTGTACTTGATAATGATCAAAACATCATTGAAATTAACAACAAGGGTTCCAATATACTTGAATGCTCCAAAGAAGAAATAATTGGTCTTAACTGGTACGACAATTTTGTTCCAGAAAAGTACCGAAATGAATTTAGGGAACGTTTCAACACCCTTATGGCAAATTTGAACAGAGATGCATGTGATGTTCGTGAAAAAATTATAATGACAAAAAACGGGAACGAAAAAATACTTTCCTGGAATGCCATAAAGTTAAAAGATAAAAATGGAACTACTTATGGAATCCTTTGTTCAGGCGAAGATATAACGTTACGGAAAAATGTAGAAAATAATCTTAAAACAGCGAATGAGCATTTAGACCTGCTTATTAAGATGTCACCAATTGCTACAATTGTCATTAATGAAGAAAACAAGATCCTGAAAGCTAATAAAAGTGCAGCTG comes from Methanococcoides sp. AM1 and encodes:
- a CDS encoding DUF835 domain-containing protein — its product is MTNNLPKILVVDDEITNLEVMEAYLSNDYEIAMATSGKEALEKVKQFEPDIILLDILMPMMDGFQTCKMLKTDEETKFIPIILVTALSEKEDRIKGIEAGADEFLTKPINILELKSRIRSLLKLKHQHDLLLEERDTAQKYLNIAGVLILVLDNDQNIIEINNKGSNILECSKEEIIGLNWYDNFVPEKYRNEFRERFNTLMANLNRDACDVREKIIMTKNGNEKILSWNAIKLKDKNGTTYGILCSGEDITLRKNVENNLKTANEHLDLLIKMSPIATIVINEENKILKANKSAAELLGFEVTDMLGISISKLVCDNQNIEFTDKKDFTLGILKKNGNSIELNASTSLITKNDDEKELIISLQNISELRGLLIDPSLEKPSLEESGDISDLPKLESGYTYIQHEDDSMGAYEIFSKMVKQGNPGLCITRENPAKIREKYNIQTTPIVWLTKNKSSESPSIAPSEIFKLHPTIENFMKKAHDGIILVDGLEYLVLENDFKSVVKFIEQTNDSIMVSSSRLIFNIDSNIFEPKEYHLLKRWMKPLEEEI
- a CDS encoding TIGR00288 family NYN domain-containing protein; protein product: MQNVKTGFNSIVKYLSTKKETDRRRIGLLVDGPNVLRKEFNVNLEEIRDVLKEYGNVKIGRVFLNQYASDKLVEAIENNGFEPIICSSDVDVRLAVEGMELVYNPTIDTIALVTRDADFKPLLSKANEHGKETIIFGVEPGFSTALRNSSDYVVILDNNQMNYHDEEEAENIKKKRFVSI